The following are encoded together in the Vigna unguiculata cultivar IT97K-499-35 chromosome 2, ASM411807v1, whole genome shotgun sequence genome:
- the LOC114166983 gene encoding uncharacterized protein LOC114166983: MQAVSRSPSPSVFRDSSHEFAESSGKFEHDFIAKLKIDEHKNEEEHNEGEVEEQIEDEEEDEEEFSFMLVNSDGSPISADDAFDNGQIRPLFPIFNQDLLFSDDYDGGVHPPLTLFVEHPEESLSPSPSPSETDKLMTAPPPEGSYCEWNPKSAVKSNSTGFSKLWRFREVKLRSNSDGKDTFVFLNHAPAAKPAEKARNVVVKKVEVKKGKTAASSAHEKHYVMNRARKENDKRKSYLPYRQDLFGFFANSHGLSRNVHPY; this comes from the coding sequence ATGCAAGCCGTTTCGCGCTCACCTTCGCCCTCCGTGTTTAGGGATTCTTCTCACGAGTTCGCCGAGTCTTCTGGAAAGTTCGAACACGATTTCATTGCAAAGCTCAAAATCGATGAACACAAAAACGAAGAAGAGCACAACGAAGGTGAGGTAGAAGAACAAATCGAAGACGAAGAAGAGGACGAGGAGGAATTCAGCTTCATGCTTGTGAATTCCGACGGATCGCCGATCTCCGCCGACGACGCCTTCGACAACGGCCAGATTCGTCCGTTGTTTCCGATTTTCAACCAGGATCTTCTCTTCTCCGATGATTACGACGGCGGCGTCCATCCGCCGCTAACTCTATTCGTCGAACATCCGGAAGAGTCTCTGTCGCCGTCGCCGTCGCCTTCGGAGACGGACAAACTTATGACAGCCCCGCCGCCGGAGGGATCTTACTGCGAATGGAATCCAAAGTCTGCGGTGAAGAGCAACTCCACGGGATTCTCGAAGCTGTGGAGATTCCGCGAGGTGAAACTGCGGAGCAACAGCGACGGGAAGGACACGTTCGTGTTCTTGAACCACGCGCCGGCGGCGAAGCCAGCGGAGAAGGCGAGAAACGTGGTGGTGAAGAAGGTTGAGGTGAAGAAGGGGAAAACCGCAGCGTCGTCTGCGCACGAGAAACATTACGTGATGAACAGAGCAAGGAAAGAGAACGATAAACGCAAGTCCTACTTGCCGTACCGGCAAGATCTGTTCGGGTTCTTCGCCAATTCCCACGGATTGAGCAGGAATGTTCATCCTTACTGA
- the LOC114173221 gene encoding proline-rich receptor-like protein kinase PERK13, which produces MANESSSNGTPMSDSVTASAPSQSSSQQSSDDAESPPPSEPPPLQSSPSSPLPSPSISPPPPPPEMSSPPPTVSPPEYSPPPAPENSPPPSTPVDSSPPPTPSTSPPPTASTSPPPTPSTSPPPSTSPPPSTSPPPTSSTSPPPTPSPSPPPPDQSSPPPTRSPPPPSPRRSAPPPSLTPPPRSQPSPSPPPSPSPPPPQPSKSPPPPPPQNSPSSPQPYVAPPQFLSPPTPTATPPSSAFRITLGRADLQTPAASAPPSQLRPSPPELPPRILPTLPPIFHLSAPPKSSLTPPPAVTPSPSGNNTTGQIVGLTLAGVFVIAFIVLVIFFLLRNKRENNHVVPSPGTSNLRGAGTSGDVLYYVEEPGFGSGAQQGGMHIRTPSDPAFSGGQLVFTYEKIAEITNGFSRENIIGEGGFGYVYKASMPDGRVGALKTLKAGSGQGEREFRAEVDTISRIHHRHLVSLIGYCIAEQQRALIYEFVPNGNLNQHLQGTEFPVLDWSKRMKIAIGAARGLTYLHDGCNPKIIHRDIKSANILLDNAYEAQVADFGLAKLTDDTNTHVSTRVMGTFGYMAPEYATSGKLTDRSDVFSFGVVLLELISGRKPVDPTQPLGEESLVEWARPLLLRTLETGEFGELVDPKLQQQYIEKEMLKMTEAAAACVRHSAQKRPRMVQVLRSLDNGDQLYDLSNGVKYGQSTVYHSGQYNEDIARFRKMVNGSFDDSDFDNLSSEFRSTASKEMVEHNSARMSPSASNSDSEFKDLHHQRSHTQNMS; this is translated from the exons ATGGCTAACGAATCCTCTTCAAATGGGACGCCTATGTCGGATTCTGTTACGGCTTCAGCTCCGTCACAGTCCTCGTCGCAGCAGTCATCGGACGACGCAGAGTCTCCGCCACCCTCGGAACCGCCGCCGCTACAGTCTTCACCGTCATCGCCTTTACCATCGCCGTCGatatcaccaccaccaccacccccaGAAATGTCTTCTCCTCCACCTACCGTATCTCCGCCGGAATATTCTCCTCCGCCGGCACCGGAGAATTCCCCTCCCCCATCAACTCCGGTTGATTCATCGCCACCACCAACTCCTTCTACTTCTCCACCACCAACCGCTTCTACTTCTCCACCACCAACCCCTTCTACTTCTCCACCCCCTTCTACTTCTCCACCCCCGTCTACTTCTCCACCACCAACCTCTTCTACTTCTCCACCACCTACCCCTTCTCCGTCGCCACCTCCGCCTGATCAATCTTCTCCCCCGCCAACACGTTCTCCGCCTCCTCCGTCACCAAGACGTTCAGCTCCACCACCATCTCTCACACCGCCGCCACGTTCCCAACCGTCACCATCACCGCCACCATCACCATCACCGCCACCTCCACAACCGTCAAAATCACCGCCACCTCCACCCCCACAAAATTCACCTTCATCACCGCAACCTTACGTTGCTCCTCCACAGTTCCTTTCGCCTCCAACTCCAACCGCAACTCCACCTTCATCGGCTTTTCGTATTACCTTGGGTAGGGCGGATCTGCAGACACCTGCAGCGTCAGCTCCCCCTTCACAACTGCGACCATCACCACCAGAATTACCACCGCGAATATTACCAACATTACCTCCGATTTTCCATTTGTCTGCTCCCCCGAAGAGCAGCCTTACGCCGCCGCCGGCGGTGACTCCAAGCCCCTCCGGCAATAATACTACAGGACAAATTGTTGGTCTTACTCTAGCCGGGGTTTTCGTCATCGCCTTTATTGTTCtggttattttctttttattaaggAATAAGCGAGAGAACAACCATGTCGTGCCCTCCCCTGGAACATCTAATTTAAGAGGAGCAGGTACATCAGGAG ATGTGCTTTACTATGTAGAGGAGCCTGGTTTTGGGAGTGGAGCACAACAAGGTGGCATGCATATAAGAACTCCTTCAGATCCTGCGTTTAGCGGTGGCCAGTTAGTTTTTACCTACGAAAAGATTGCGGAGATCACTAACGGGTTTTCCCGCGAAAACATAATAGGGGAGGGGGGATTTGGGTATGTTTACAAGGCTTCCATGCCTGATGGTAGAGTGGGGGCACTTAAGACGTTGAAGGCTGGTAGTGGCCAAGGAGAAAGGGAGTTCAGGGCTGAGGTTGACACTATCAGCAGAATCCATCATCGACATTTGGTTTCACTTATTGGTTATTGCATAGCAGAACAGCAAAGAGCGCTTATCTATGAGTTCGTTCCTAATGGGAATCTCAATCAGCACTTGCAGG GAACTGAATTTCCAGTTTTGGATTGGTCCAAGAGGATGAAGATAGCAATTGGTGCTGCAAGGGGCCTGACATATCTTCATGATGGAT gCAACCCAAAGATTATTCACAGAGATATTAAATCGGCAAACATTCTTTTGGATAATGCTTACGAGGCACAGGTTGCAGACTTTGGACTTGCAAAGCTAACAGATGATACTAATACTCATGTATCAACTAGGGTGATGGGGACCTTTGG GTACATGGCTCCAGAGTATGCAACAAGTGGAAAATTAACGGATAGATCAGATGTTTTCTCTTTTGGAGTTGTCCTCCTTGAGCTTATAAGTGGAAGGAAACCTGTTGATCCAACGCAGCCCTTGGGAGAGGAGAGTTTGGTTGAGTGG GCTCGTCCACTTCTCCTTCGTACACTTGAGACAGGAGAATTTGGTGAACTAGTAGACCCTAAGCTTCAACAACaatacattgaaaaagaaatgttGAAAATGACTGAGGCAGCAGCAGCATGTGTTCGCCATTCTGCTCAAAAGCGACCTCGTATGGTTCAG GTGCTAAGATCCTTAGACAACGGTGATCAACTATATGATCTTTCAAATGGGGTGAAATATGGTCAGAGCACTGTTTATCATTCTGGTCAGTATAATGAAGACATTGCAAGATTCAGAAAGATGGTTAATGGAAGCTTTGATGATTCCGATTTTGATAATCTCAGCTCGGAATTCCGTTCAACTGCTTCAAAAGAAATGGTTGAACACAACTCTGCAAGGATGTCACCTAGTGCATCAAATAGTGATTCAGAATTTAAAGATCTCCACCACCAAAGGAGCCATACCCAGAACATGTCTTAA
- the LOC114173030 gene encoding uncharacterized protein LOC114173030: MSLQVQPQTQPLMQQQQQPVQVYPTSVTYQSPPHHSNGSFGSVFVVLAIIVVISAVACCLGRLCNRRSHSHSHSQKHAKPQKQHQQQQNHTNFRQKEVDIEFGFDKRIAASKPNGHGAGRGMKPHPHGDMKSFEMKLGHQGKIRPGP, translated from the coding sequence ATGTCCTTGCAAGTTCAGCCACAGACACAGCCACTGATGCAGCAGCAACAGCAACCTGTTCAGGTCTACCCTACCAGTGTCACATACCAGTCACCACCCCACCATTCAAACGGATCTTTTGGGTCAGTGTTTGTTGTTTTGGCTATAATAGTAGTCATTTCTGCAGTTGCTTGCTGCCTTGGAAGGCTTTGCAACCGCCGCAGCCACAGCCACAGCCACAGCCAGAAACATGCTAAACCTCAAAAGCAGCATCAGCAGCAGCAGAACCACACCAACTTCCGTCAAAAAGAAGTGGACATTGAATTCGGGTTTGACAAGAGAATTGCAGCTTCCAAGCCTAATGGACATGGAGCAGGCAGAGGAATGAAGCCACATCCTCATGGTGACATGAAAAGCTTTGAAATGAAGCTTGGTCACCAAGGAAAAATAAGACCAGGTCCATGA